One region of Cinclus cinclus chromosome 1, bCinCin1.1, whole genome shotgun sequence genomic DNA includes:
- the HHATL gene encoding protein-cysteine N-palmitoyltransferase HHAT-like protein: MGVKAMLPSYELGFYALVVICAVLYSGSGILEASRDSMNRKAFRDGIKPGWHYFGRKMDVADFEWVMWFTSFRNIIIFALSGHVLFGKICSMTVPQHRAVMYMIYGVLAVLASMGLVYLMIILSHCLLLYSVALAKQKWLCYVAGLCCLASFKVEPFGSWQSGFVTGAFDLQDVLFYGGCTFTIVRCMSFALESSEKEEGIYSIFDLLKYNFYLPFFFFGPVMTFDQFHAQVSTRELRRKDDEMKNIRVNALLHVGAIVAVDIFFHFFYILTLPSDLKFVNRLSDWSLAGLAYSNLVYDWVKAAVMFGVINTIARLDHLDPPQPPKCITMLYIFAETHFDRGINDWLCKYVYDHLGENHDSILKELVASISTFAITTLWLGPCQVVYIWSLVNCFGLNFELWVQKFFQLGPFAKLEAKLSGAMSRRIRAAFGAVNFWAIVLYNILALNSLEFALLVTKRLLVMGFPVSTLSIWFITYCGVQLIKERERILAIEEEEKGDKAKVE, translated from the exons ATGGGGGTTAAAGCGATGCTCCCCAGCTACGAGCTGGGCTTTTATGCCCTCGTGGtgatctgtgctgtgctctaCAGCGGCAGCGGCATCTTAGAGGCATCCAGAG ACAGCATGAACAGAAAGGCTTTTCGGGACGGCATAAAGCCAGGCTGGCACTACTTTGGCAGGAAGATG gacgTGGCCGATTTCGAGTGGGTGATGTGGTTCACCTCGTTCAGGAACATCATCATCTTCGCCCTCTCGGGACACGTCCTCTTCGGCAAGATCTGCTCCATGACCGTGCCACAG CACCGGGCTGTGATGTACATGATCTATGgggtcctggctgtgctggccagCATGGGGCTGGTCTACCTGATGATCATCCTGTCCCACTGCCTGCTCCTCTACTCGGTGGCCCTGGCCAAGCAGAAGTGGCTCTGCTACGTGGCCGGGCTCTGCTGCCTCGCCTCCTTCAAGGTGGAGCCCTTTGGCTCATGGCAG AGCGGGTTTGTAACGGGAGCTTTTGATCTCCAAGATGTACTTTTCTATGGGGGATGCACCTTCACCATCGTGCGCTGCATGAGCTTTGCCCTCGAGAGCTCTGAGAAGGAAGAGGGCATCTACTCCATCTTCGACCTCCTCAAGTACAACTTCTACCTCCCATTCTTCTTCTTCGGGCCTGTCATGACGTTTGACCAGTTCCACGCCCAG GTGAGCACCCGAGAGCTGCGACGCAAGGACGACGAGATGAAGAACATCCGTGTCAATGCCCTGCTCCACGTGGGGGCCATCGTGGCTGTGGACATCTTCTTCCACTTCTTCTACATCCTCACCCTCCCTTCCGACCTGAAGTTTGTGAACCGCCTCTCGGACTGGTCCTTGG CTGGCCTGGCCTACTCCAATTTGGTGTATGACTGGGTGAAAGCTGCTGTCATGTTTGGGGTCATCAACACCATCGCCAGACTGGACCACCTGGACCCACCCCAGCCCCCAAAATGCATCACCATGCTCTACATCTTTGCTGAAAC GCATTTTGACAGAGGGATTAATGACTGGCTCTGCAA ATATGTGTATGACCACCTTGGAGAGAACCACGACAGCATCCTGAAGGAGCTGGTGGCCAGCATCAGCACCTTTGCCATCACCACTCTGTGGCTGGGGCCCTGCCAGGTGGTTTACATCTGGTCCCTCGTCAACTGCTTCGGCCTCAACTTTGAGCTCTGGGTGCAGAAATTCTTCCAGCTGGGGCCCTTTGCCAAACTGGAG gccaaGCTCTCAGGGGCCATGTCTCGGAGGATCAGGGCAGCTTTTGGGGCAGTGAACTTCTGGGCCATCGTCCTCTACAACATCCTGGCCCTCAACAGCCTGGAGTTTGCACTGCTGGTGACCAAGAGACTCCTTGTGATGG GTTTCCCTGTGAGCACCTTGTCCATCTGGTTCATCACGTACTGCGGAGTGCAGCTGATCAAGGAGCGTGAGCGCATCCTGGCCAtcgaggaggaggagaagggtgACAAGGCAAAGGTGGAGTAG